From uncultured Methanobrevibacter sp., a single genomic window includes:
- a CDS encoding ABC transporter substrate-binding protein — MDKKMMIICGVIALVIIVVAAFAFMGGSKDSDPTHLTVAAHSNIKEPKSGFNPLTGWGCGHQNYNPLVQSCLFKTDKNGTIVPDLATDYSISSDGKTWTVNLRNDVKFSDNSSFNAKDVAFTFNKAKETETDLDLTNLANATAKNDTCVEFSLVEPRSTFIYDLRYVGIVPEEYDNNTYGEHPIGTGPYVLDHWDKGQQAIFKVNDNYYGEKPYFTQITLLFPEESTWLELAKSGQVDVVPVATSALNQTVDGYQFVEKSAGRAQGVSFPYLEDTGKVTNESGWKIGNNVTADKSIREALNVGVNRQAMCDEIFSGHASPEYTSVDTRDYANDAAKVHDANVSGAKKILSDGGWKDTDGDGIVEKNGTKASFDLYYPPDYLDRQSLATVFAEQAKEIGIEVNLKGADWDTIYANMYSSAALMQQTSPDPYKSIYQQYHSKDADEFYMNPGLYNNSDSDKLMEDAMHSTDLNASNTLWSQSALVNSGGWGPAGDAPFAWLVNYDYNYFIKDGIDIGQQPDGLGNDVLINICDWTRANSTA; from the coding sequence ATGGATAAAAAGATGATGATTATATGTGGTGTTATAGCACTTGTAATTATTGTTGTCGCTGCTTTTGCATTTATGGGGGGTTCAAAGGATAGTGATCCTACCCATTTAACTGTGGCGGCACACAGTAACATCAAAGAACCTAAATCAGGTTTTAACCCGCTTACAGGTTGGGGATGTGGACACCAAAATTATAATCCATTAGTACAAAGTTGTTTATTTAAAACTGATAAAAATGGAACTATTGTTCCAGATTTAGCTACAGATTATTCAATCAGTAGCGATGGTAAAACTTGGACTGTAAATTTAAGAAACGATGTTAAATTCTCAGATAATTCTTCATTCAATGCAAAAGATGTTGCATTTACATTTAATAAAGCAAAAGAAACAGAAACAGATTTGGATTTAACTAATCTTGCAAATGCAACTGCTAAAAATGATACTTGCGTTGAATTTAGTTTAGTTGAACCTAGGTCAACATTTATTTATGATTTAAGATATGTTGGTATTGTTCCTGAAGAATATGACAATAATACTTATGGTGAACACCCTATCGGTACTGGACCTTATGTATTAGACCACTGGGATAAAGGTCAACAAGCAATATTCAAAGTAAATGACAATTACTATGGTGAAAAACCTTACTTTACTCAAATTACATTATTATTCCCTGAAGAATCTACATGGTTAGAACTCGCTAAATCTGGTCAAGTTGATGTAGTGCCTGTTGCAACTTCTGCATTAAACCAAACCGTTGACGGATATCAATTTGTTGAAAAGTCTGCTGGTAGAGCACAAGGTGTATCTTTCCCTTACCTTGAAGATACTGGTAAAGTGACTAATGAAAGTGGTTGGAAAATTGGTAACAATGTAACTGCTGATAAATCAATAAGAGAAGCATTAAATGTTGGTGTTAATCGTCAAGCAATGTGTGATGAAATCTTTTCAGGTCATGCAAGTCCTGAATATACCAGTGTAGATACAAGAGACTATGCTAACGATGCTGCAAAAGTTCATGATGCAAATGTAAGTGGAGCGAAAAAAATCTTGAGCGATGGCGGATGGAAAGACACTGACGGTGACGGAATTGTAGAGAAAAATGGTACAAAAGCATCATTCGATTTATACTATCCACCAGATTATCTTGACAGGCAATCTTTAGCAACTGTATTTGCAGAACAAGCAAAAGAAATAGGAATTGAAGTAAATCTTAAAGGTGCAGACTGGGATACTATTTATGCAAACATGTACAGCTCTGCTGCATTAATGCAACAAACTTCTCCTGACCCATATAAATCAATCTATCAGCAATACCACAGTAAAGATGCTGATGAATTCTATATGAACCCTGGTTTATACAACAATTCAGATTCCGATAAATTGATGGAAGACGCAATGCATTCAACTGACTTGAATGCTTCTAATACCTTATGGTCACAATCCGCTCTTGTAAACAGCGGAGGTTGGGGTCCTGCTGGAGATGCTCCATTTGCATGGCTTGTAAACTATGACTACAATTATTTCATCAAAGATGGAATTGATATTGGCCAACAACCTGACGGTTTAGGAAACGATGTTTTAATTAATATCTGTGATTGGACTAGAGCCAACTCCACAGCTTAA
- a CDS encoding ABC transporter permease, producing MMSETPWYNRGLFSSLNLRQKTLLTIGLTGFVLLVIFISGWMIDANLPTDFAIKMKPPSFEHPFGTDWMGRDMFIRTLKGLSLSIMIGLAASILSSIIATILAFVASTNKFCDEVVSWLIDLFASIPHILLIMMISIGLGKGAFGVMMAVAFTHWVNLTRVLRAEVLQINTSEYVSLSRRFGKSKLWIARHHILPLVLSQIFVGTLLVFPHAIMHESSVTFLGFGLSPHEPAIGIILSESMTYLAMGAWWLAFFPGLALLIVVLLFDIIGDNLKRLVDPSQANN from the coding sequence ATGATGAGTGAAACTCCTTGGTATAACAGGGGATTATTCAGTTCTCTAAACTTACGGCAAAAAACTCTTTTGACTATTGGGCTTACTGGATTTGTTTTATTAGTCATTTTCATAAGTGGTTGGATGATTGACGCCAATTTGCCTACTGACTTTGCCATAAAAATGAAGCCTCCTTCATTTGAACATCCTTTTGGAACTGATTGGATGGGCAGAGACATGTTCATTAGAACATTGAAAGGTTTAAGTTTAAGTATCATGATTGGATTGGCTGCTTCAATTCTTTCCAGTATAATAGCTACAATATTAGCTTTTGTTGCAAGTACAAACAAGTTTTGTGATGAGGTTGTATCATGGTTAATTGATCTATTTGCGTCAATACCTCACATTCTATTAATAATGATGATTTCCATAGGATTGGGAAAAGGTGCTTTTGGAGTAATGATGGCGGTGGCATTTACCCATTGGGTAAACTTGACACGGGTGCTTAGAGCCGAAGTATTGCAAATCAACACTTCCGAGTATGTTTCATTATCCAGAAGATTTGGTAAAAGCAAATTATGGATTGCTAGACACCACATTTTGCCGTTGGTATTGTCCCAGATATTTGTAGGAACATTATTAGTATTCCCTCATGCGATTATGCACGAATCAAGTGTAACATTCCTTGGGTTCGGTTTATCTCCGCATGAACCTGCAATTGGTATAATTTTGTCTGAATCAATGACTTATCTTGCAATGGGGGCTTGGTGGTTGGCATTCTTCCCAGGTCTTGCATTATTGATAGTTGTATTGTTGTTTGATATTATTGGAGATAATCTGAAACGACTGGTTGACCCTTCACAGGCAAATAACTAG
- a CDS encoding ABC transporter permease, with amino-acid sequence MIAVAIFSFVLLDLSPIDPVSAYLKGAAVSEAQRQILEQYFGTNVPLTTKIYHWLLDLIQGNLGTSLIYRAPVMDVIFEKFTASVVLMAISWVLSGVFGFILGVLAGKNKGSWIDKAVKVYCYAIQSAPSFWVGMLILMVFSVYLGWFPIGFGVPIGVKSTDATFMEWVTRLILPTLTLSLVGLAPIAMYTRNELIQVLSSDYVLFAKSRGEKGWDLVKNHGIRNILLPAITLQFLSFSELFGGAVLVEQVFSYPGIGQTAVAAGLQSDVPLFLGIVIFSAVFVFIGNLLADISYYFIDPRIKESEFSD; translated from the coding sequence ATGATTGCAGTTGCAATTTTTAGTTTTGTGTTATTAGATTTATCCCCTATTGATCCAGTTAGTGCTTATTTAAAAGGTGCTGCAGTATCTGAAGCACAAAGACAAATCTTAGAACAATATTTCGGGACTAATGTTCCACTGACTACAAAAATATATCACTGGCTTTTGGATTTAATTCAAGGTAATTTAGGAACTTCATTAATATACCGTGCTCCTGTTATGGATGTTATTTTTGAAAAATTCACTGCTTCTGTAGTATTGATGGCAATTTCATGGGTACTGAGTGGTGTTTTTGGATTTATTTTAGGAGTATTGGCAGGTAAAAACAAAGGATCCTGGATTGATAAAGCGGTTAAAGTTTATTGTTATGCAATTCAATCTGCTCCCTCATTTTGGGTTGGAATGCTTATTTTAATGGTATTTTCAGTTTATTTAGGATGGTTCCCAATTGGATTTGGTGTGCCAATTGGTGTTAAAAGTACGGATGCAACATTTATGGAGTGGGTAACAAGACTTATCCTTCCTACATTAACATTGAGTTTAGTTGGTCTTGCACCTATTGCAATGTACACTCGTAATGAATTAATTCAAGTTTTATCTTCTGATTATGTATTGTTTGCAAAATCCAGAGGTGAAAAAGGTTGGGATTTAGTTAAAAATCATGGAATTAGAAATATATTACTACCTGCAATTACATTACAATTCTTGTCATTCAGTGAATTGTTTGGAGGTGCAGTACTTGTTGAACAGGTATTTTCCTATCCTGGAATTGGTCAAACGGCAGTTGCGGCAGGTCTTCAAAGTGATGTGCCCCTATTTTTAGGAATTGTTATTTTTAGTGCAGTATTTGTATTTATAGGTAACTTGCTTGCAGATATCTCTTATTACTTTATTGATCCTAGAATCAAGGAGAGTGAGTTCAGTGATTAA
- a CDS encoding 4Fe-4S double cluster binding domain-containing protein — translation MTLSLKLKKYLIKNGATQVGYADITDFTPQPKLKIGVVFYIAYPKEIIRTMKNAPSPEYLEELISLNTRLDALGMKCEEFLIDNGHNAYAQTKKRLGTDFGEFNSFELPHKTIATRAGLGWIGKSALFTTKNYGSALRLSSVLTDAPLEIGKPILKSKCGKCMECRDACLGGAISGREWNYKLNRNDFYDDKKCEKYALKVSEENLGKPDTVCGKCIFACPHTQKYIKKL, via the coding sequence ATGACCCTATCTCTTAAACTTAAAAAATATCTAATAAAAAACGGTGCAACACAGGTAGGTTATGCAGACATTACTGATTTTACGCCCCAACCTAAATTAAAAATAGGAGTTGTTTTCTATATAGCTTACCCGAAAGAGATTATAAGAACTATGAAAAATGCACCCTCCCCAGAGTATCTTGAAGAATTAATTAGTTTAAATACAAGATTAGATGCTCTTGGAATGAAATGCGAAGAATTTTTAATAGATAATGGGCATAATGCATATGCACAAACAAAAAAAAGACTGGGAACTGATTTTGGAGAATTTAATTCATTTGAACTGCCCCATAAAACAATAGCTACACGTGCAGGTCTAGGATGGATTGGAAAATCAGCATTGTTTACAACAAAAAATTACGGATCAGCTCTTAGATTATCCTCCGTTTTGACAGATGCCCCTCTAGAAATTGGAAAACCAATACTTAAATCAAAATGCGGCAAATGCATGGAATGCAGAGACGCATGCCTTGGTGGAGCAATAAGCGGAAGAGAATGGAACTACAAATTAAACAGAAATGACTTTTACGATGATAAAAAATGTGAAAAATATGCTCTGAAAGTTTCAGAAGAAAATTTAGGAAAACCAGATACCGTATGTGGAAAATGCATATTCGCATGCCCACATACTCAAAAATATATCAAAAAATTATAA
- a CDS encoding nicotianamine synthase family protein: MSCYKYWGKLEEIANKLSSYGDLDKYGNSTLDDINIDEIIEILDDVEIIAHDKTIDFDSAKHILDDEKMNKALKLIRKFYVYIGARLETENALKILESDNPNETLDSFHFYDRYIGLVENESKLAKFNEDKTFVFLGSGPLPLTLIMFNKVFGCKCIGIEQQENVAELSVKVLKRLGLENDIRIVVGDETTIKDLEYDILMIAALAEPKDRVFANIWEYVDENTPVIYRTYTGMRAILYSPVLDKDTRGFHKEVMMLPSGKTNNTSVLIRKIE; this comes from the coding sequence ATGAGCTGTTATAAATATTGGGGAAAACTTGAAGAAATTGCAAATAAATTATCTTCATATGGAGATTTAGACAAATACGGAAATTCAACACTGGACGACATCAATATAGACGAAATCATCGAAATATTAGATGACGTGGAAATCATTGCACATGACAAAACCATTGATTTTGATTCTGCAAAACATATTTTAGATGATGAAAAAATGAATAAGGCATTGAAATTAATTAGAAAATTTTATGTTTACATTGGTGCAAGACTTGAAACTGAAAATGCCCTAAAAATTTTAGAATCAGATAATCCTAATGAAACCCTTGATTCATTTCATTTTTATGACAGATATATCGGCCTTGTTGAAAATGAAAGCAAATTAGCTAAATTCAATGAAGATAAAACATTTGTATTTTTAGGTTCAGGACCACTTCCATTAACTTTGATAATGTTTAATAAGGTATTCGGCTGCAAATGTATTGGAATTGAACAGCAGGAAAATGTTGCAGAATTGTCAGTGAAAGTTTTAAAAAGACTTGGTCTTGAAAATGACATCAGAATTGTAGTGGGTGATGAAACAACAATCAAAGATTTGGAATATGACATATTAATGATTGCTGCATTGGCAGAACCTAAAGACAGAGTTTTTGCAAATATCTGGGAATATGTTGATGAAAACACCCCTGTAATATATAGAACATACACAGGAATGAGAGCAATATTATATTCACCTGTTCTTGATAAGGACACAAGAGGATTCCATAAAGAAGTTATGATGCTGCCTTCCGGTAAAACCAACAACACTTCAGTTTTAATTAGAAAAATAGAATGA
- a CDS encoding ABC transporter ATP-binding protein, whose product MRNLLEVNNLSISFTQYVQGLNRHDLKVISDLTIDVAEGEIVAILGSSGSGKSLLAHSILGILPYNAHVTGEIKYGGNVLNQELKEKLRGKEICLIPQSVNFLDPLMKVSEQAIGECKDEKEHDEKKIKQREIFAKYGLDESVDDLYPFELSGGMARKVLLSTALIGDPKLLIADEPTPGLDKKSVEETITDIKNLKENGKGVLLITHEIDVALKTADRIAIFYSGYVIEINKVENFQNADNVLHPYTKALINSLPRNGFKLTEGVQPLDAVSGCPYWENCPIRMDKCEKNKPKLVEHDGVMIRCFNFEGVNDGS is encoded by the coding sequence ATGAGAAATTTATTAGAAGTAAATAATTTATCCATATCTTTCACACAGTATGTTCAGGGATTAAACAGGCATGACCTAAAGGTAATATCTGATTTAACAATTGATGTTGCTGAAGGCGAAATTGTCGCCATTTTAGGTTCAAGTGGTTCTGGTAAAAGTCTTTTAGCTCATTCAATCTTAGGTATTTTGCCTTACAATGCTCATGTTACCGGTGAGATTAAATATGGGGGAAATGTTTTAAATCAGGAGTTGAAGGAAAAATTAAGGGGAAAAGAAATATGTTTAATACCTCAATCAGTAAATTTCTTGGATCCTCTAATGAAAGTATCAGAACAGGCAATCGGTGAATGCAAGGATGAAAAGGAACATGATGAGAAAAAAATAAAGCAAAGAGAAATATTCGCTAAATATGGTTTGGATGAAAGTGTGGATGATTTATATCCTTTTGAATTGTCTGGTGGAATGGCCAGAAAGGTATTGTTGTCTACAGCATTAATTGGCGATCCTAAGCTGTTGATTGCTGATGAACCAACACCAGGTCTTGATAAAAAAAGTGTTGAAGAGACAATCACAGATATTAAAAATCTGAAGGAAAACGGCAAAGGGGTATTGCTAATTACTCATGAAATTGATGTAGCTTTAAAAACAGCAGACCGTATAGCTATATTTTATTCAGGTTATGTAATTGAAATCAACAAGGTTGAAAACTTCCAAAATGCTGATAATGTATTGCATCCATACACTAAAGCTTTAATCAATTCTCTTCCAAGAAACGGTTTTAAATTAACTGAAGGAGTTCAGCCTCTAGATGCTGTTTCAGGATGTCCATATTGGGAAAATTGTCCGATACGTATGGATAAATGTGAAAAGAATAAACCTAAATTAGTAGAACATGACGGTGTGATGATTAGGTGTTTCAATTTTGAGGGGGTTAATGATGGATCTTAA
- a CDS encoding ABC transporter ATP-binding protein: MEKLLDVENVSISFIQYTKGLNQRNLKVITDLTLDISEGEILAVLGSSGSGKSLLAHAIFGILPENARQNGKIKYKGKELSQEDKEELRGSEIALIPQSVNFLDPLMKISDQAIGLTENDDEKKEKKIKQREIFEHYNLGPEVDEMYPFQLSGGMARRVLVSTALLSDPKLVVADEPTPGLDEKTVKETLNHFKHMKEDGVGVLLITHDIHAALEIADRIGIFYSGFVIEIAENKDFSGDGENLLHPYTKALYKALPANGFELIKGHQPLHGEISEGCPYYDRCEMRFDRCKNERPELIDFGKKKIRCFKYEEGVKDET, translated from the coding sequence ATGGAAAAATTATTAGATGTAGAAAATGTTTCAATTTCATTTATACAATATACGAAGGGATTAAATCAAAGGAATTTAAAAGTAATTACCGATTTGACCTTAGATATATCCGAAGGCGAAATTTTAGCAGTTTTAGGTTCTAGTGGTTCAGGAAAAAGTTTACTTGCACATGCAATATTTGGAATACTTCCTGAAAATGCAAGACAAAATGGAAAAATAAAATACAAAGGAAAAGAATTATCACAAGAAGACAAAGAAGAGCTTAGAGGTAGTGAAATTGCATTAATTCCACAATCAGTAAATTTCCTCGATCCATTAATGAAAATTTCAGACCAAGCAATAGGTCTTACTGAAAACGATGATGAGAAAAAAGAAAAGAAAATAAAACAACGAGAAATCTTTGAACATTATAACCTCGGCCCTGAAGTGGATGAAATGTATCCTTTCCAATTATCCGGAGGAATGGCCAGAAGAGTACTTGTTTCAACCGCACTACTATCCGACCCTAAACTTGTTGTTGCAGATGAACCAACACCAGGACTTGACGAAAAAACAGTAAAAGAAACATTAAATCATTTCAAACATATGAAAGAAGACGGAGTGGGAGTTTTATTAATTACACACGACATACATGCAGCACTTGAAATCGCAGACAGGATTGGAATTTTCTATTCTGGCTTTGTAATCGAAATTGCAGAAAACAAAGACTTTTCAGGAGACGGTGAAAACTTGCTTCACCCATACACAAAAGCACTATACAAGGCACTTCCCGCCAACGGATTTGAATTAATCAAAGGACATCAACCGTTACACGGAGAAATCTCAGAAGGATGCCCATATTATGACCGATGCGAAATGAGATTTGACAGATGCAAAAATGAAAGACCAGAACTAATTGATTTTGGAAAGAAAAAGATAAGATGCTTTAAATATGAAGAAGGTGTAAAAGATGAAACTTAA
- a CDS encoding ABC transporter ATP-binding protein: protein MKLKAENISFKYPSAKEYLLKDVNLELDNNKVIGLIGDSGSGKSTLCKILSGYVTQYEGSVTFDGNPLPKKGFKPVQLIYQHPEKVMNPKWKMKQVLEESWDVPDDILKEFGIQKSWLTRFPQELSGGELQRFSVVRSLNPNTKFLIADEMTTMLDAITQVQIIDSVLKLVKERNMGFLLVSHDMPLVETICDEKIYLKDINNI from the coding sequence ATGAAACTTAAAGCAGAAAATATATCATTCAAATATCCCTCCGCTAAAGAATATCTATTGAAAGACGTCAATCTTGAATTAGACAACAACAAGGTTATCGGTTTGATTGGAGATAGTGGAAGCGGAAAATCAACATTATGCAAAATATTATCAGGATATGTTACACAATACGAAGGAAGTGTAACATTTGATGGAAATCCTCTTCCTAAAAAAGGATTCAAACCAGTACAATTAATCTATCAGCACCCTGAAAAAGTAATGAATCCAAAATGGAAAATGAAACAGGTTTTAGAGGAATCATGGGACGTTCCGGATGATATTTTAAAGGAATTTGGTATTCAAAAATCTTGGCTTACAAGATTTCCGCAGGAATTGTCAGGAGGAGAACTTCAAAGGTTTTCCGTTGTAAGATCCCTAAATCCGAATACAAAATTTTTAATAGCTGATGAAATGACAACAATGCTTGATGCAATAACCCAAGTGCAGATTATTGATTCAGTATTGAAACTTGTAAAAGAAAGAAATATGGGATTTTTACTTGTAAGCCACGATATGCCATTAGTTGAAACAATCTGCGATGAAAAAATCTATTTAAAAGACATTAATAACATATAA
- a CDS encoding MATE family efflux transporter produces MVSDVSTNNVDVMLQNPKRALITMSIPLIISLLITSFYNLIDAFWVSGLGADALAGVGFFTPIFMILVGFGNGLGSGAAFALSKYLGENNKLKADNASVHSILINVIVSLIITILLLVFLNPILNAMGAGQTIGYATDYGIIIILGSVFVIFSNALYGIFRGEGDTTRPMYAMIASAILNMILDPVFIYILNLGVKGAAIATLISSIFVILILLYWFYIKKDTYLKPNKVNFHFKKDISKDIVKVGIPASIQLLNNAFFAAVFSALLAYLGSTDSVAVYSTGWRIVTIGTTPLLAIGTALISVIAANYGARNYKNIQIVHRYAMKVSIVIAFVVAFLTNFFAGDVASVFASSGSSVRIASELTSFLSWIVIYYPTMAVGVASTYVFQGIGKGLTAMFQTIMRETGFTILFAVLLGVVLGYGVWGAWMGIVLGEIVSNNITMVWADWQIKKLMN; encoded by the coding sequence ATGGTAAGTGATGTTTCAACAAATAATGTGGATGTAATGCTTCAAAATCCTAAAAGAGCATTAATAACAATGTCCATACCTTTGATAATCTCACTTCTTATAACTAGTTTTTATAATTTAATTGATGCTTTTTGGGTATCTGGCCTTGGAGCTGATGCACTTGCGGGTGTTGGATTTTTCACACCAATATTCATGATTTTAGTTGGTTTTGGAAATGGTCTGGGTTCGGGTGCCGCATTTGCTTTGTCAAAATATCTTGGTGAAAACAATAAGCTGAAAGCAGATAATGCGTCCGTTCATTCTATTTTAATTAATGTTATTGTTTCCTTGATTATTACTATTTTATTGTTGGTTTTTCTAAATCCTATTTTAAATGCTATGGGTGCAGGTCAAACTATTGGCTATGCAACAGATTATGGGATAATAATTATTTTAGGTTCTGTTTTTGTAATCTTTTCAAATGCTTTGTATGGTATTTTTAGAGGTGAAGGTGATACAACAAGGCCAATGTATGCAATGATTGCATCAGCTATTTTAAATATGATTTTAGATCCTGTTTTCATCTACATTTTGAATTTGGGAGTTAAAGGAGCGGCCATTGCAACACTAATTTCATCAATATTTGTTATTTTGATATTGTTATATTGGTTTTATATTAAAAAAGATACCTATTTGAAGCCTAATAAGGTTAATTTCCATTTTAAAAAGGATATTTCAAAAGATATTGTAAAAGTGGGAATTCCTGCAAGTATTCAACTTCTGAACAATGCATTTTTTGCAGCAGTTTTTTCGGCACTTTTGGCATATTTAGGTTCAACTGATTCTGTTGCGGTATATTCAACAGGCTGGAGGATAGTTACTATTGGAACAACTCCTCTTTTAGCTATTGGGACAGCTTTGATAAGTGTTATTGCAGCAAATTACGGTGCCCGAAACTATAAAAACATTCAAATTGTTCACAGGTATGCAATGAAAGTATCAATTGTCATTGCATTTGTCGTAGCCTTTTTAACAAATTTCTTTGCAGGGGATGTTGCATCGGTATTTGCATCAAGCGGCAGCAGTGTCAGAATCGCTTCAGAGCTGACAAGCTTTTTATCATGGATTGTGATTTACTATCCTACAATGGCAGTTGGTGTGGCCTCAACATATGTCTTCCAGGGTATTGGTAAAGGATTAACTGCAATGTTTCAGACAATTATGAGAGAAACAGGATTTACAATACTTTTTGCAGTTTTATTGGGTGTAGTTTTAGGCTATGGTGTATGGGGAGCATGGATGGGAATTGTTCTGGGTGAAATTGTCTCAAACAATATTACTATGGTCTGGGCTGACTGGCAAATTAAAAAATTAATGAATTAA
- a CDS encoding GNAT family N-acetyltransferase, protein MKVTIKELSDNPEEISNVQKFLFFMIKQEFGYDYVPEWHQDIVNMEEYYIFPKRNNFFVAYTETGEIIGTIGIRAYDKDFPEFRHLYSKDTTSSIWRLFVDRRCRRCGLASKLFSIAENFANETGYDDIYLHTHKTLPGALEYWTKMGFVVALDSNDELETVHMDKKIHSLDINPSAIDFSHAVKL, encoded by the coding sequence ATGAAGGTCACTATTAAAGAGTTAAGTGATAATCCTGAAGAAATTAGTAATGTTCAAAAATTTTTATTTTTCATGATAAAACAGGAATTCGGATATGATTATGTTCCAGAATGGCATCAGGATATTGTAAACATGGAAGAATATTATATTTTTCCAAAAAGAAATAACTTTTTTGTCGCATATACTGAAACAGGTGAAATAATAGGAACAATTGGTATAAGAGCTTATGATAAAGACTTTCCGGAATTCAGACATTTGTATTCAAAAGATACTACTTCAAGTATATGGAGATTATTTGTAGACAGAAGGTGTCGCCGTTGTGGTCTGGCTTCTAAACTGTTTAGCATTGCTGAGAATTTTGCAAATGAAACAGGATATGATGATATCTATTTGCATACTCATAAAACATTACCTGGTGCATTGGAGTATTGGACAAAAATGGGGTTTGTTGTGGCTTTGGATTCTAATGATGAGCTTGAAACCGTTCATATGGATAAAAAAATACACTCTTTAGATATCAATCCTTCAGCTATTGATTTTTCACATGCCGTAAAATTATAA
- a CDS encoding ABC transporter ATP-binding protein, translating to MDLKANNISFSYNKKRQILKDVSLSINSNQIIGLIGDSGSGKSTLCKILSGYISNYSGEVTLDGKKIPDKDFYPVQLIFQHPEKTMNPKWKMDKVLNESWTPSKDLKDTFGLKDSWLTRWPSELSGGELQRFSILRALNPKTKFIIADEISTMLDAVTQVQIWEALIGHCKANNIGILAVSHDEELLEVLCDDILLFKDINNL from the coding sequence ATGGATCTTAAGGCGAATAATATTTCTTTTTCATATAATAAGAAAAGACAAATATTGAAGGATGTTTCATTATCTATTAATAGTAATCAGATTATTGGTTTAATCGGAGATAGCGGTAGTGGTAAATCCACATTATGCAAAATTCTGTCTGGTTATATCAGTAATTATTCAGGTGAAGTTACTCTTGATGGTAAAAAAATACCTGATAAAGATTTCTATCCTGTACAATTAATTTTTCAACATCCAGAAAAGACCATGAATCCAAAGTGGAAAATGGATAAGGTATTGAATGAATCATGGACTCCTTCTAAAGATTTAAAAGACACTTTCGGTTTAAAGGATTCTTGGCTAACACGTTGGCCCAGTGAGCTTTCAGGTGGGGAATTGCAGCGTTTCAGTATATTGAGGGCTCTTAATCCTAAAACAAAATTTATCATTGCTGATGAGATTTCAACCATGCTTGACGCTGTCACTCAAGTTCAAATTTGGGAAGCTCTTATAGGTCATTGTAAAGCTAATAATATTGGTATATTGGCTGTTAGTCATGATGAAGAGCTATTGGAAGTATTGTGTGATGATATTTTACTTTTTAAGGATATAAATAATCTCTAA